From one Comamonas piscis genomic stretch:
- a CDS encoding nitroreductase family protein, which yields MTRQSTHAIHPQFLDRSSPRAFSGKALTAKDIETIVEGARWAPSASNKQPWHFAYAINGDANWQAFSTIPNEFNRRWCLNAGALLVVLSNKAESAMHSFDTGCAWGYLALQAHAMGLATHAMAGIELAAAREVLQLGEQWQVECLVAIGERGDKSSLPADLAERETPSPRKPLSEILSAGPLA from the coding sequence ATGACGCGCCAATCCACCCATGCCATCCATCCCCAGTTTCTGGACCGTTCCTCGCCCCGTGCCTTCTCCGGCAAGGCGCTGACGGCCAAGGACATCGAGACCATTGTTGAAGGCGCACGCTGGGCCCCTTCGGCCAGCAACAAGCAGCCCTGGCACTTTGCCTACGCAATCAATGGCGATGCCAACTGGCAAGCGTTCTCCACCATCCCCAATGAGTTCAACCGCCGCTGGTGCCTGAACGCCGGTGCGCTGCTGGTGGTGCTGTCGAACAAGGCCGAATCGGCCATGCACAGCTTTGACACCGGCTGCGCCTGGGGCTACCTGGCCCTGCAAGCCCATGCGATGGGACTGGCCACGCATGCGATGGCGGGTATCGAGCTGGCTGCCGCACGCGAGGTGCTGCAACTGGGCGAGCAATGGCAGGTCGAATGCCTGGTCGCCATCGGCGAGCGCGGCGACAAGTCCAGCCTGCCGGCCGATCTGGCCGAGCGCGAAACGCCCTCGCCACGCAAGCCACTGTCGGAAATTTTGAGCGCCGGCCCCCTGGCTTAA
- a CDS encoding TauD/TfdA dioxygenase family protein — protein sequence MNAITNVRHLSPAADTAAGTALHIEPLAGRIGAVVHGVSLSGALEPALFAQIKAALLQHRVIFFRGQQHLDDAGHQAFGRLFGEIESHPTVPAPDGTAFLELNSQHGGRADSWHTDVTFKAAFPKVCVLRAVTLPGHGGDTVWANTVAAYEGLPAPLQQLAEQLWAVHGNDYDYAENFRQNSAASQTETQGRASYRKVFTSKTIESEQPLVHVHAETGEKALLLGHFAKRIKGLRSNESAALLQLFHERIVRLENTVRWHWQPGDVAIWDNRATQHYAVNDYADAHRVMRRVTVSGDVATSVDGRTSVDLTVREPAAA from the coding sequence ATGAATGCCATCACCAATGTTCGCCACCTGAGCCCAGCGGCCGATACCGCTGCAGGTACCGCCCTGCACATCGAGCCCCTGGCGGGCCGCATTGGCGCGGTGGTGCATGGCGTGTCGCTGTCGGGCGCGTTGGAGCCCGCGCTGTTTGCCCAGATCAAGGCCGCGCTGCTGCAGCACCGGGTGATTTTCTTCCGCGGCCAGCAGCACCTGGATGACGCCGGTCACCAGGCCTTTGGCCGCCTGTTTGGCGAGATCGAATCCCACCCCACCGTGCCCGCACCCGATGGCACAGCCTTTCTGGAGCTCAATTCCCAGCACGGCGGCCGGGCCGATTCCTGGCACACCGATGTGACCTTCAAGGCGGCCTTCCCCAAGGTCTGCGTGCTGCGCGCGGTGACCTTGCCCGGCCATGGTGGCGACACCGTCTGGGCCAATACTGTGGCGGCTTATGAAGGCCTGCCCGCACCGCTGCAGCAGCTGGCCGAGCAGCTCTGGGCCGTGCATGGCAATGACTACGACTATGCGGAAAACTTCCGCCAGAACAGCGCCGCCAGCCAGACCGAGACGCAGGGCCGGGCCAGCTACCGCAAGGTGTTTACCAGCAAGACCATCGAGTCCGAGCAGCCCCTCGTGCATGTGCATGCCGAAACGGGCGAGAAGGCGCTGCTGCTGGGCCACTTTGCCAAGCGCATCAAGGGCCTGCGCAGCAATGAGTCCGCCGCCTTGCTGCAGCTCTTCCATGAGCGCATCGTGCGTCTGGAAAACACCGTGCGCTGGCACTGGCAGCCGGGCGATGTAGCCATCTGGGACAACCGCGCCACGCAGCACTACGCCGTCAATGACTATGCCGATGCCCACCGCGTGATGCGCCGGGTGACCGTTAGCGGCGATGTCGCGACCTCGGTTGATGGCCGTACCAGCGTCGACCTGACCGTGCGCGAGCCCGCCGCAGCCTGA
- a CDS encoding transcription initiation factor TFIID subunit D10 produces the protein MTQQNSQRNPNQVNQQQSGQKPGSQKEQQHQQQSPQQKQPGQQDRSQQQR, from the coding sequence ATGACTCAGCAAAACAGCCAACGCAATCCCAACCAGGTGAACCAGCAGCAATCGGGCCAGAAACCCGGCTCGCAAAAAGAGCAGCAGCACCAGCAGCAATCGCCGCAGCAAAAGCAGCCAGGTCAGCAAGACCGGTCGCAGCAGCAGCGCTGA
- a CDS encoding ABC transporter substrate-binding protein, which produces MTRTTYHYEGGLLVPRRKLLVSALAAGAGSVLGFPALALDSKPLKGVTLNTSLYSSPYSKLLRPWIPEFEEATGAKVNFDTPGFPVYNQRADLELSTKGAAFDAVNVTFIYSSRWINSGWLTPLDGYINDPNKTPASFDVNDFLEGALAPERGRDGQLYGIPWQAEVTIAAASRFDVLKQSGLAFPDTTDAWLEAAKLLNRKERAAGFVTDNHYGWTFIPFLQAFGGDVFRKAPDDLFPTLDSPEAIAAADYFARLLREYGPDGVVSYTSDQAVQSLKAGRSHLSVQGQINLSQLADKSSSKVAASAAWGQVPKGVAGRFPGTAIHGWGIPVGSKNKDAAWQFIRWATSKETLQRAVAAGYGSPTRRSDIDSPTYRERQRVNGYDIASLVTASVDLSAKQGHMKYRTVAAYPQVDQQINKAIELIVTGQRTPEQAMKQAQTASIAELRRAGVSV; this is translated from the coding sequence ATGACCCGAACCACCTACCACTACGAAGGCGGCCTCTTGGTGCCGCGCCGCAAGCTGCTGGTCTCTGCACTGGCGGCCGGTGCCGGCAGCGTGCTGGGCTTTCCGGCACTGGCGCTGGACAGCAAACCGCTCAAGGGCGTGACGCTCAATACCTCGCTGTACAGCTCGCCGTATTCCAAGCTGCTGCGGCCCTGGATTCCCGAGTTCGAGGAGGCGACCGGCGCCAAGGTGAACTTCGACACGCCCGGCTTTCCGGTCTACAACCAGCGTGCCGACCTGGAGCTGTCCACCAAGGGTGCGGCGTTTGATGCGGTCAATGTCACCTTCATCTATTCGAGCCGCTGGATCAACTCGGGCTGGCTGACGCCACTGGATGGCTATATCAACGACCCGAACAAGACGCCAGCGAGCTTTGACGTCAACGATTTTCTGGAAGGCGCGCTGGCGCCCGAGCGGGGCCGCGATGGCCAGCTCTATGGCATCCCTTGGCAGGCCGAGGTCACGATTGCAGCCGCCTCGCGCTTTGATGTGCTCAAGCAGTCGGGCCTGGCCTTTCCGGATACGACAGACGCCTGGCTGGAAGCCGCCAAGCTGCTCAACCGCAAGGAGCGTGCGGCCGGTTTTGTCACCGACAACCACTATGGCTGGACCTTTATCCCCTTCCTGCAGGCCTTTGGCGGTGATGTGTTCCGCAAGGCGCCCGATGACCTTTTCCCGACCCTGGACAGCCCCGAAGCGATAGCGGCGGCCGACTACTTTGCCCGCCTGCTGCGCGAATACGGGCCCGATGGTGTGGTCTCGTACACCTCCGACCAGGCGGTGCAGTCGCTCAAGGCAGGGCGCAGCCATTTGAGCGTGCAGGGCCAGATCAACCTCTCGCAGCTGGCCGACAAATCCAGCAGCAAGGTGGCGGCGTCTGCCGCCTGGGGCCAGGTGCCCAAGGGTGTGGCCGGGCGCTTTCCGGGCACTGCTATCCATGGCTGGGGCATTCCCGTGGGCAGCAAGAACAAGGATGCCGCCTGGCAGTTCATCCGCTGGGCGACGTCCAAGGAAACCTTGCAACGCGCCGTGGCCGCCGGCTATGGCTCGCCTACGCGCCGCTCGGACATCGACTCTCCGACCTACCGCGAGCGCCAACGGGTCAACGGCTATGACATTGCCTCGCTGGTGACCGCGTCGGTAGACCTGTCGGCCAAGCAAGGCCATATGAAGTACCGCACCGTGGCCGCCTACCCGCAAGTGGACCAGCAGATCAACAAGGCCATCGAGTTGATCGTGACTGGCCAGCGCACGCCCGAGCAGGCGATGAAGCAGGCGCAGACCGCGTCGATTGCCGAGTTGCGCCGCGCTGGCGTCTCGGTCTGA
- the serA gene encoding phosphoglycerate dehydrogenase — translation MTKTSLDKSKIKFLLLEGIHPSALKVLQAAGYTQIEALTGALEGEELKRKIADVHFVGIRSRTQLTADVFAAANKLVAVGCFCIGTNQVDLNAARERGIAVFNAPFSNTRSVAELVLAEAILLLRGIPEKNAVSHRGGWKKSADNSFEIRGKTLGIVGYGSIGTQLSVLAEGLGMKVVFHDVVTKLPLGNAHQAANLTALLEQSDIVTLHVPELASTHNMIGASQIAAMKAGSILINASRGTVVDLDALAQALKDKKLLGAAIDVFPVEPKSNKDEFQSPLRGMDNVILTPHIGGSTMEAQANIGLEVAEKLVKYSDNGTTTSAVNFPEVALPEHPGKNRILHVHENRPGILSAINQVLADNGVNIAGQYLRTDEKVGYVVIDIDQESSALALEKLAQIAGTIRCRVLF, via the coding sequence ATGACCAAAACATCGCTGGATAAATCGAAAATCAAGTTCTTGTTGCTGGAGGGCATCCACCCTTCCGCGCTCAAGGTGTTGCAGGCGGCGGGCTATACCCAGATTGAGGCGCTGACCGGCGCTTTGGAGGGTGAAGAGCTCAAGCGCAAGATCGCCGACGTGCACTTTGTCGGCATCCGCTCCCGCACACAGCTGACGGCCGATGTGTTTGCCGCGGCCAACAAGCTGGTGGCCGTGGGTTGTTTCTGCATTGGCACCAACCAGGTCGATCTGAATGCAGCGCGTGAGCGCGGTATTGCGGTCTTCAATGCGCCGTTCTCCAACACCCGCTCAGTGGCAGAGCTGGTGCTGGCCGAAGCCATCCTGCTGCTGCGCGGCATCCCCGAAAAGAACGCGGTATCGCACCGTGGCGGCTGGAAGAAAAGCGCCGACAACTCCTTCGAGATCCGTGGCAAGACCCTGGGTATCGTCGGCTACGGCTCCATCGGCACCCAGCTGTCGGTGCTGGCCGAAGGCCTGGGCATGAAGGTGGTGTTCCATGATGTGGTCACCAAGCTGCCGCTGGGCAATGCCCACCAGGCTGCCAACCTGACGGCGCTGCTGGAGCAGTCCGACATCGTGACCCTGCACGTACCCGAGCTGGCTTCGACCCACAACATGATCGGCGCGAGCCAGATTGCAGCGATGAAGGCGGGCAGCATCCTGATCAATGCCTCGCGCGGCACCGTGGTGGACCTGGATGCGCTGGCCCAGGCGCTGAAGGACAAGAAGCTGCTGGGCGCTGCCATCGACGTGTTCCCGGTCGAGCCCAAGAGCAACAAGGACGAATTCCAGTCGCCACTGCGCGGCATGGACAACGTGATCCTGACCCCGCACATCGGCGGCTCGACGATGGAAGCCCAGGCCAATATCGGCCTGGAAGTGGCAGAAAAACTGGTCAAGTACAGCGACAACGGCACCACCACCTCGGCAGTCAACTTCCCCGAAGTGGCGCTCCCCGAGCATCCTGGCAAAAACCGTATCCTGCACGTGCATGAGAACCGCCCCGGCATCCTGTCTGCCATCAACCAGGTGTTGGCCGACAACGGCGTCAACATCGCCGGCCAGTACCTGCGCACCGATGAAAAGGTGGGCTATGTGGTGATCGATATCGACCAGGAATCCTCGGCCCTGGCGCTGGAGAAACTGGCCCAGATCGCCGGCACCATCCGCTGCCGCGTGCTGTTCTGA
- the gatB gene encoding Asp-tRNA(Asn)/Glu-tRNA(Gln) amidotransferase subunit GatB, with protein MTESSIKLINGYEVVIGFETHTQLAANSKIFSRASTAFGAEPNTQACAVDLALPGTLPVMNKKAVECAIKLGLALGSTIAPVSIFARKNYFYPDLPKGYQISQFEIPVVQGGEVSFFVGDRKKTVRLVRAHLEEDAGKSVHDEFIGQSGIDLNRAGTPLLEIVTEPDMGSSEEAVAYAKELHKIVTWIGICDGNMQEGSFRCDANVSVRKPGQPLGTRREIKNLNSFKNMQVAIDYEIRWQIEEIEDGRAIQQATVLFNPDSGETRAMRTKEDAADYRYFPDPDLPPLVVADSWVQAVKADMPELPRQRADRFVADYGLPEYDATTLTQSQAMADYFEAAAQASSQPKLASNWVMGEISRRLNLEEIGMDQVKVSAAQLGTLIARIHGNVISNNSAKQVFEALWTGEGADVDAVIDAKDLKQSNDTGALEAIIDEVIAANPGNVEQYKAGKDKAFNALVGQVMKASKGKANPGQVNELLKAKLA; from the coding sequence ATGACCGAATCAAGCATCAAGCTCATCAACGGCTACGAAGTGGTGATTGGCTTTGAAACCCACACCCAGCTGGCCGCCAACAGCAAGATCTTCAGCCGCGCCAGCACCGCCTTTGGCGCCGAGCCCAACACCCAGGCCTGCGCCGTGGATCTGGCCCTGCCCGGCACCCTGCCGGTGATGAACAAGAAGGCCGTCGAGTGCGCCATCAAGCTCGGCCTGGCGCTGGGCAGCACCATCGCGCCCGTCAGCATCTTTGCGCGCAAGAACTACTTCTACCCCGACCTGCCCAAGGGCTACCAGATCTCGCAGTTCGAGATCCCGGTGGTGCAAGGCGGTGAGGTCAGCTTCTTTGTCGGCGACCGGAAGAAGACCGTGCGCCTGGTGCGCGCCCACCTGGAAGAAGATGCCGGCAAATCCGTGCACGACGAGTTCATCGGCCAGTCGGGCATTGACCTGAACCGCGCCGGCACGCCGCTGTTGGAGATCGTGACCGAGCCCGATATGGGCAGCTCCGAAGAGGCCGTGGCCTATGCCAAGGAACTGCACAAGATCGTCACCTGGATCGGCATCTGCGACGGCAATATGCAAGAAGGCTCGTTCCGCTGCGATGCCAACGTGTCCGTGCGCAAGCCCGGCCAGCCGCTGGGCACCCGCCGCGAGATCAAGAACCTGAACTCGTTCAAGAACATGCAGGTCGCCATCGACTACGAAATCCGCTGGCAGATTGAAGAGATCGAGGACGGCCGCGCGATTCAGCAGGCCACTGTGCTGTTCAACCCTGACAGCGGCGAGACCCGTGCGATGCGCACCAAGGAAGACGCCGCCGATTACCGCTACTTCCCCGATCCGGATCTGCCACCGCTGGTGGTTGCTGACAGCTGGGTGCAGGCCGTCAAGGCCGACATGCCCGAGCTGCCGCGCCAGCGCGCCGACCGCTTTGTGGCCGACTACGGCCTGCCCGAGTACGACGCCACCACCCTGACCCAGAGCCAGGCCATGGCCGACTACTTTGAAGCCGCCGCCCAGGCCAGCAGCCAGCCCAAGCTGGCCAGCAACTGGGTGATGGGCGAGATCTCGCGCCGCCTGAACCTGGAAGAGATCGGCATGGACCAGGTCAAGGTCAGCGCCGCGCAGCTGGGCACCCTGATCGCCCGCATCCACGGCAATGTCATCAGCAACAACAGCGCCAAACAGGTGTTCGAGGCGCTGTGGACCGGTGAAGGCGCAGATGTCGACGCCGTCATCGACGCCAAGGACCTGAAGCAATCCAACGACACCGGCGCGCTAGAGGCCATCATCGACGAGGTGATCGCCGCCAACCCCGGCAATGTCGAGCAGTACAAGGCCGGCAAGGACAAGGCATTCAACGCCCTGGTCGGCCAGGTGATGAAGGCCTCCAAGGGCAAGGCCAATCCGGGCCAAGTCAATGAGCTGCTGAAGGCCAAGCTGGCCTGA
- a CDS encoding carbohydrate ABC transporter permease, producing MHAETWHNVPPSLPLWQRAVQGAQRHLRSTAAVLVLVLVLLPFLWMLQMAFRPAGDALSLDLVFSPTLEAFAGLWQDNFARSFGNSLLVSVLSTGLSLLLGVPAAYALSRWRFKQRRQVALWVLCTRMAPPIAFTIPFFLAFRWLGLLDSVWGLVLVYLTFNLAIVIWMMQGFFEAIPTALEEAAWMDGCSIWSAFWHVTLPLTRPGLVATAVLCFIFSWSDFFFALILTRTQAVTAPVAIVNFLQYDGWEWTKIAAAGTMVMLPVLLFTVLVRKYLVHGLTAGGVKD from the coding sequence ATGCACGCTGAGACCTGGCACAACGTGCCTCCCTCGCTGCCCTTATGGCAGCGCGCCGTGCAAGGCGCACAGCGCCATCTGCGCAGCACCGCTGCCGTGCTGGTGTTGGTCCTCGTGCTGCTGCCCTTTTTGTGGATGCTGCAGATGGCCTTTCGCCCGGCGGGCGATGCGCTGTCGCTGGATCTGGTCTTCAGCCCCACGTTGGAGGCCTTTGCCGGCCTCTGGCAGGACAACTTTGCCCGTTCCTTTGGCAACAGCCTGCTGGTGAGTGTGCTGTCCACCGGGCTGTCGCTGCTCCTGGGGGTGCCTGCGGCCTATGCGCTGTCGCGCTGGCGCTTCAAGCAGCGGCGCCAGGTGGCGCTGTGGGTGCTGTGCACGCGCATGGCGCCGCCCATTGCGTTCACGATTCCGTTCTTTCTGGCCTTTCGCTGGCTGGGCCTGCTCGATTCCGTCTGGGGCCTGGTGCTGGTCTACCTGACTTTCAACCTGGCCATCGTGATCTGGATGATGCAAGGCTTTTTTGAGGCCATACCCACGGCGCTGGAAGAGGCGGCCTGGATGGACGGCTGCAGCATTTGGTCGGCGTTCTGGCATGTGACCTTGCCGCTGACCCGGCCGGGCCTGGTGGCGACGGCCGTGCTGTGCTTCATCTTCTCGTGGAGCGACTTTTTCTTTGCACTGATTCTGACCCGCACCCAGGCGGTGACGGCGCCGGTCGCTATCGTCAATTTTCTGCAGTACGACGGCTGGGAGTGGACCAAGATTGCAGCGGCCGGCACCATGGTGATGCTGCCGGTGCTGCTCTTCACGGTGCTGGTGCGCAAATACCTGGTACATGGCCTCACGGCCGGTGGCGTAAAGGACTGA
- a CDS encoding carbohydrate ABC transporter permease, whose protein sequence is MPPTASLDAGPAGDLPLAGEAKGKRTPAATTLNWQRESARAYGLGLAPALVVLAAITLLPLITLVVVSLTPLSLTDPAATFHFGQPTGNYAQLLQDQRFLDSLWVQAKLSSVGVLLQLLVGLGLALLLHGESRLLAGLRTFFLIPMVLPPIVVALVWKIIYTPDISPLHALLEQWGWPVRSLIANPDTALWAIVAADVWQWFPFTMLMVLAQLQMVPRDPVDAARIDGANRWQVFVYIVLPYLQRTLVVCALFRLIDSFKAFPLLYVLTNGGPGTVTEVTNFYGFIQAFNFSYWGYGSAIAVVMLAIIFVLSALVSRLGKNRGDAHAR, encoded by the coding sequence ATGCCGCCCACTGCATCCCTCGACGCCGGCCCCGCAGGCGACTTGCCGCTGGCCGGCGAGGCCAAGGGCAAGCGAACGCCAGCGGCCACCACGCTGAATTGGCAGCGCGAATCGGCACGGGCCTATGGCCTGGGCCTGGCACCGGCGTTGGTGGTGCTGGCCGCCATTACCCTGCTGCCGCTGATCACCCTGGTGGTGGTGAGCTTGACGCCGCTGAGCCTGACCGACCCGGCAGCGACCTTTCATTTTGGGCAGCCCACGGGCAACTATGCGCAGCTGCTGCAGGACCAGCGCTTTCTGGATTCGCTCTGGGTGCAGGCCAAGCTCTCATCGGTGGGGGTGCTGCTGCAGCTGCTCGTCGGCCTGGGCCTGGCCCTGCTGCTGCACGGCGAAAGCCGGCTGCTGGCGGGCTTGCGCACGTTTTTCCTGATCCCCATGGTGCTGCCGCCGATTGTGGTTGCCCTCGTCTGGAAGATCATCTACACGCCCGACATCAGCCCCCTGCATGCGCTGCTGGAGCAATGGGGCTGGCCGGTACGCTCGCTGATCGCCAATCCCGACACCGCGCTGTGGGCCATTGTGGCGGCTGATGTCTGGCAATGGTTTCCGTTCACGATGCTGATGGTGCTGGCCCAGCTGCAGATGGTGCCGCGCGACCCGGTCGATGCGGCGCGCATCGATGGCGCTAACCGCTGGCAGGTGTTTGTCTACATCGTGCTGCCCTATCTGCAGCGCACCCTGGTGGTTTGCGCGCTGTTCCGCTTGATCGACAGCTTCAAGGCCTTTCCGCTGCTGTATGTGCTGACCAATGGGGGGCCGGGCACTGTGACGGAGGTGACCAATTTCTACGGCTTTATCCAGGCCTTCAACTTCTCGTACTGGGGCTACGGCAGCGCCATTGCGGTGGTGATGCTGGCCATCATCTTTGTGCTGAGCGCGCTGGTCAGCCGCCTGGGCAAGAACCGGGGAGATGCCCATGCACGCTGA
- a CDS encoding transcription initiation factor TFIID subunit D10: MSQQNHQQSGQQPAQKKEQQQQQQSPKQQQPGQQDRKQQSQK; this comes from the coding sequence ATGAGCCAGCAGAACCACCAACAGTCCGGACAGCAGCCTGCCCAGAAAAAGGAGCAGCAGCAGCAACAGCAATCCCCGAAGCAGCAGCAACCGGGCCAGCAGGACCGCAAGCAGCAATCGCAGAAGTAA
- a CDS encoding PaaI family thioesterase, with amino-acid sequence MTTTAPSNAVATAVTSDIPAYTVDEPANQIFGLSMAMAESFLLKGEAIGNDRAQVRMPYQKQYTNSRGDMHGGAIATLLDVGLSCAARAHDPLRYGVITVDLTIHYIAPGAGDVVCTAVCEKRGKSLSFVRGELHDDAGHLLGLATGTFKLVDKQKI; translated from the coding sequence ATGACCACCACCGCCCCCTCTAACGCTGTAGCCACCGCCGTTACCAGCGATATCCCCGCCTACACCGTGGATGAGCCAGCCAACCAGATCTTTGGGCTCAGCATGGCCATGGCCGAGTCCTTTTTGCTCAAGGGCGAGGCCATCGGCAATGACCGCGCGCAGGTGCGCATGCCCTACCAGAAGCAATACACCAACAGCCGGGGCGACATGCATGGCGGCGCCATTGCCACCTTGCTGGATGTGGGACTGTCCTGCGCGGCACGCGCGCATGATCCGCTGCGCTACGGCGTCATCACCGTGGATCTGACCATCCACTACATTGCACCGGGCGCCGGCGATGTGGTCTGCACGGCCGTCTGCGAAAAGCGCGGCAAGAGCCTGTCCTTTGTGCGTGGCGAGTTGCATGACGATGCCGGCCACCTTTTGGGCCTGGCCACCGGCACCTTCAAGCTGGTCGACAAGCAGAAAATCTGA
- a CDS encoding alkene reductase, with product MTSTPSHHLFDPLQVGDLALTNRIAMAPLTRNRSPNAVPKPMTATYYAQRASAGLLITEATAISHQGQGYADVPGLYEQDQLDGWTKVTEAVHAKGGKIVCQLWHVGRVSHRLLQPGQQAPVAPSAITAKTKTFLIDPATGQGRFEPTSEPRALDAEEIPGIVHSFAAAARNAVKTAGFDGVEIHGANGYLLDQFLKTGANTRRDDYGGSVENRARLTLEVTRAVIDAVGRGRVGIRLSPVTPANGIDDADPQTLFTYLAHQLAPLGLAYIHVIEGATGGPREVEGRPFDYEAFKAEYRRAGGKAAWMVNNGYDGTLAEQAVASGQADIVAFGRPYIANPDLVERLRSGAALNEGDSSTYYGGGEKGYTDYPTVAG from the coding sequence ATGACAAGCACCCCCAGCCACCACCTGTTTGACCCCCTGCAGGTGGGCGATTTGGCTTTGACCAACCGCATTGCGATGGCCCCGTTGACGCGCAACCGCTCGCCCAACGCCGTGCCCAAGCCGATGACGGCCACCTACTATGCCCAGCGCGCCAGCGCCGGCTTGCTGATCACCGAGGCCACCGCCATCAGCCACCAGGGCCAGGGCTATGCCGATGTACCCGGCCTGTATGAGCAAGACCAGCTCGATGGCTGGACAAAGGTCACCGAAGCCGTGCATGCCAAGGGCGGCAAGATCGTCTGCCAGCTGTGGCATGTGGGCCGTGTATCGCACCGCTTGCTGCAGCCAGGCCAGCAGGCCCCGGTAGCGCCTTCGGCCATCACCGCCAAGACCAAGACTTTCCTGATTGACCCCGCCACCGGCCAAGGCCGCTTTGAGCCCACCTCCGAGCCCCGCGCGCTGGATGCCGAGGAAATTCCCGGTATCGTGCACAGCTTTGCTGCAGCCGCCCGCAATGCCGTCAAGACCGCCGGCTTTGATGGCGTCGAGATCCATGGCGCCAACGGCTATCTGCTGGACCAGTTCTTGAAAACAGGCGCCAATACGCGCCGCGACGACTACGGCGGCTCGGTCGAAAACCGCGCACGGCTGACCCTGGAAGTCACCCGCGCCGTGATCGACGCCGTCGGCCGTGGCCGCGTCGGCATCCGTCTCTCGCCTGTCACCCCCGCCAATGGCATTGATGACGCCGATCCGCAGACCTTGTTCACCTACCTGGCGCACCAGTTGGCGCCGCTGGGCCTCGCCTACATCCATGTGATCGAAGGCGCCACCGGTGGCCCGCGTGAGGTGGAGGGCCGCCCGTTTGACTACGAGGCCTTCAAAGCCGAATACCGCCGCGCCGGCGGCAAGGCCGCCTGGATGGTGAACAACGGCTATGACGGCACACTGGCCGAGCAAGCGGTGGCCAGCGGTCAGGCCGACATCGTCGCCTTTGGCCGGCCCTACATTGCCAACCCCGATCTGGTCGAGCGCCTGCGCAGCGGCGCGGCGCTGAACGAGGGTGACAGCAGCACCTACTATGGTGGGGGCGAGAAGGGTTATACCGACTACCCGACCGTAGCCGGTTAA
- a CDS encoding ABC transporter ATP-binding protein has protein sequence MASIALRQLSKHFQGQEVLKGISLDIAEGEFVALVGPSGCGKSTLLRMLAGLEEVSSGQIVLGGQIINDVPPRERNIAMVFQNYALYPHMTVAENLGFALKLQRQAAPAIAQRVQQVAEILGLEPLLGRLPAQLSGGQRQRVAMGRAIVREPLAFLFDEPLSNLDAKLRVQMRTEIKALHQRLRTTTVYVTHDQIEAMTMADRIVVMRDGLIEQVGTPLELYDRPRNAFVAQFIGSPSMNLIAARTQQAQSEWQLVTDDGQRLPLLPGLQAQGERDLWLGVRPEHVQLAVAPLSGVATSAATVEVVEPTGAETQVVSRFGQQPLISTVKDRLALAPGQALHWHTAPQHWHVFDRQSGERLNVA, from the coding sequence ATGGCTTCGATTGCATTGAGACAGCTGAGCAAGCACTTCCAGGGGCAGGAGGTGCTCAAGGGCATATCGCTCGATATTGCCGAGGGCGAGTTTGTCGCGCTGGTCGGGCCCTCGGGCTGCGGCAAATCCACCCTACTGCGCATGCTCGCCGGGCTGGAGGAGGTGAGCAGCGGCCAGATTGTGCTGGGCGGCCAGATCATCAACGATGTGCCGCCGCGCGAGCGCAATATCGCGATGGTGTTCCAGAACTATGCGCTCTACCCGCATATGACGGTGGCCGAGAACCTGGGCTTTGCGCTGAAGCTGCAGCGCCAGGCGGCGCCCGCCATCGCACAGCGCGTGCAGCAGGTGGCCGAGATCTTGGGCCTGGAGCCGCTGCTGGGCCGCCTGCCGGCCCAGCTGTCGGGCGGCCAGCGCCAGCGCGTGGCCATGGGCCGCGCCATTGTGCGCGAGCCGCTCGCGTTTTTGTTTGACGAGCCGCTGTCCAACCTGGATGCCAAGCTGCGCGTGCAGATGCGCACCGAGATCAAGGCCTTGCACCAGCGCCTGCGCACCACCACCGTCTATGTGACGCATGACCAGATCGAGGCCATGACCATGGCCGACCGCATCGTCGTGATGCGCGACGGCTTGATCGAGCAGGTGGGCACCCCGCTGGAGCTGTATGACCGGCCGCGCAATGCCTTTGTCGCGCAGTTCATTGGATCGCCGTCGATGAACCTGATTGCCGCCCGCACGCAGCAAGCACAGAGCGAATGGCAGCTGGTGACTGATGATGGCCAGCGCCTGCCGCTGTTGCCTGGCTTGCAGGCCCAGGGTGAGCGGGATCTTTGGCTGGGCGTTCGGCCCGAGCATGTGCAGCTGGCAGTGGCGCCGCTGAGCGGTGTGGCCACCAGCGCTGCGACGGTCGAGGTGGTGGAACCCACCGGCGCCGAAACCCAGGTGGTCAGCCGCTTTGGCCAGCAGCCGCTGATTTCGACCGTCAAGGATCGCCTGGCGTTGGCCCCTGGCCAGGCGCTGCATTGGCACACGGCGCCGCAGCATTGGCATGTGTTTGACCGGCAAAGTGGCGAGCGCCTGAACGTCGCTTAA